A portion of the Pangasianodon hypophthalmus isolate fPanHyp1 chromosome 20, fPanHyp1.pri, whole genome shotgun sequence genome contains these proteins:
- the LOC113539546 gene encoding opioid growth factor receptor-like protein 1 yields the protein MYMGNSENAMRDYDSTWEDEVGYEDSTQFSTQWSWSAQRNIAAARDMQNYRRKCRNVYNGTDHDMEDEDVSLNLLFYQNKIPFNFDGMRIEDFHMNWFGNYERLEHVHCYIQWLFPIHEKGMNASCRLSSKAIKLFRRDEEMKKKLLVSYKLMLDFYGIQLVSEETGEVKRAVNWKERFANLNRNTHNNLRITRILKCLGLLGFQHYQEPLVHFFLVETLVRGTLPRVKQSVLDYFMFAVVDKSKRKELIKFALCYFEPKEEFVWCPRRIQIKFLKEVERAQKETEIPKVKKWNTG from the exons ATGTACATGGGCAACTCAGAAAACGCTATGAGAGACTATGATTCGACATGGGAAGATGAAGTTGGCTATGAGGACTCTACACAG ttctcgACACAATGGTCATGGAGTGCACAAAGGAACATAGCTGCTGCAAGAGATATGCAAAACTACAGACGGAAGTGTCGG AACGTCTATAATGGGACAGATCATGATATGGAGGAT GAAGACGTCTCGCTAAATCTGTtgttttaccaaaataagatcCCTTTCAACTTTGATG GCATGCGGATTGAGGATTTTCACATGAACTGGTTTGGTAATTACGAAAGGCTGGAACATGTGCACTGCTACATTCAATG GCTATTTCCAATTCACGAGAAAGGAATGAACGCATCATGTAGGCTTAGCTCAAAAGCGATCAAG CTGTTCCGTAGGGATGAggagatgaagaaaaaattgTTGGTGTCTTACAAGCTCATGTTGGACTTCTATGGCATACAACTTGTCAGTGAGGAAACTGGAGAGGTGAAACGTGCAGTAAACTGGAAAGAGCGATTTGCAAACCTAAATAG aaacacacacaacaatcttcGCATTACCCGCATTTTGAAGTGCCTGGGATTACTGGGGTTTCAGCACTATCAAGAACCGCTGGTTCACTTCTTCCTTGTGGAGACTCTGGTGAGAGGCACACTTCCCAGAGTGAAGCAGAGTGTTCTGGACTACTTTATGTTCGCAGTTGTGGACAAGTCGAAAAGAAAAGAGTTGATCAAATTTGCCTTGTGTTATTTTGAGCCGAAAGAGGAGTTTGTGTGGTGTCCTAGGaggattcaaattaaatttttgaAGGAGGTCGAGCGtgcacagaaagaaacagagatacCAAAAGTGAAGAAATGGAACACAGGCTAG